The Verrucomicrobiota bacterium genome includes a region encoding these proteins:
- a CDS encoding divalent metal cation transporter produces MKPDATLELDPYRRDPNFHLDPPKSFGGMIRYFGPGLILTASVVGSGELIATTSLGAKVGFVALWLVLVSCVIKVAVQLMIGRYAIFSGETTLQFMNDLPGPRLRASWFIWCHFLMLMMVNFQQGAMLGGVGQVLHLVVPQLSVTAWALLTAIVTILLLIGGRYRLIENGSTGLVAILTLATLLCVGLLQRTEYSVSAADLWSGLKFDLPTGGVAIAVAMFGITGIGTNELIFYPYWCIEKGYARAVGVCDGSDAWHARARGWIRTMNWDALFAMLIYTVTTLAFFILGASVLHSAKVLPEGMEMVQTLSRMYTEVLGVWAFYLFLVGAFAVLYSTIFVSVAGNARMFVDCLHLMGFIQVKDYTDRKRWIRVLVIIQPLFHFALFLAFKLPLWMVVVGGTAQAVMLPAVALAALHLRHRRLDPKLAPPRSLDVLLWISCAAIIVITLYGLGVQIADWLKPG; encoded by the coding sequence TTGAAACCCGACGCAACACTTGAATTGGATCCCTATCGGCGCGATCCCAATTTTCACCTCGATCCCCCGAAGAGCTTCGGCGGAATGATTCGCTATTTCGGGCCGGGCCTCATTTTGACGGCCTCCGTGGTTGGTTCGGGCGAATTGATCGCGACGACGAGCCTGGGCGCAAAGGTGGGTTTTGTCGCGCTGTGGCTGGTTTTGGTGAGCTGCGTGATCAAGGTGGCCGTCCAGCTCATGATTGGCCGCTACGCGATTTTTTCCGGCGAGACGACGCTGCAATTCATGAATGACCTCCCTGGCCCTCGTCTCCGGGCGTCGTGGTTCATCTGGTGCCACTTCTTGATGCTGATGATGGTGAACTTTCAGCAGGGCGCCATGCTCGGCGGCGTGGGGCAGGTTCTTCATCTTGTCGTGCCGCAACTCAGCGTGACCGCCTGGGCCTTGCTCACGGCCATCGTGACGATTCTGCTCTTGATCGGCGGGAGATATCGCTTGATCGAAAATGGTTCAACCGGGCTCGTCGCGATCCTTACCCTGGCGACGCTGCTTTGTGTGGGGCTTCTTCAGCGCACCGAATATTCCGTCTCCGCCGCGGACTTGTGGTCGGGCTTGAAATTCGACTTGCCAACCGGAGGCGTCGCAATCGCCGTGGCGATGTTTGGCATTACGGGAATCGGAACCAACGAACTGATCTTCTATCCCTACTGGTGCATCGAGAAAGGCTACGCGCGAGCCGTGGGGGTATGCGACGGTTCGGACGCCTGGCACGCGCGTGCCAGGGGCTGGATTCGGACGATGAATTGGGACGCGCTCTTCGCGATGCTCATTTACACCGTGACGACCCTGGCCTTTTTCATTCTGGGCGCCTCGGTATTGCACTCGGCAAAAGTTCTGCCCGAAGGAATGGAAATGGTCCAAACCCTTTCCAGGATGTACACGGAGGTGCTCGGCGTCTGGGCTTTCTACCTGTTTCTGGTCGGCGCCTTCGCGGTTTTGTATTCGACGATTTTCGTGAGCGTCGCCGGGAACGCGCGCATGTTCGTCGATTGCTTGCACCTCATGGGCTTTATCCAGGTGAAGGATTACACGGATCGCAAGCGCTGGATTCGGGTGCTGGTCATCATCCAGCCCCTGTTCCATTTCGCGCTGTTTCTGGCTTTCAAGCTGCCGCTCTGGATGGTGGTAGTGGGCGGCACCGCTCAGGCGGTCATGCTGCCTGCCGTCGCCCTGGCTGCGCTTCATCTCCGGCATCGCCGGCTGGATCCGAAACTTGCCCCGCCGAGGAGCCTGGACGTGCTCTTGTGGATTTCCTGCGCCGCGATCATCGTCATCACCCTTTACGGACTCGGGGTGCAAATTGCGGATTGGCTGAAGCCAGGCTGA